From Microbacterium croceum, a single genomic window includes:
- the prfA gene encoding peptide chain release factor 1, with amino-acid sequence MFESVQALIDEHRRVQEELSDPAVHADAARAKRVNRRYAELSRIVAAHEAWVAASDDLDAAREFAREDETFAAEVPVLEEGLQAAQEKLRRLLIPRDPDDARDVIMEIKAGEGGAESALFAADLLRMYIQYAASKGWKTELLERNESDLGGYKDVQVAIKGSSSDPAQGVWAHLKYEGGVHRVQRVPATESQGRIHTSTTGVLVFPEVDEPDEIAINQNDLKIDVFRSSGPGGQSVNTTDSAVRITHLPSGIVVSMQNEKSQLQNREAAMRVLRARLLAKQQEELDAAASDARKSQIRGMGRSERIRTYNFPENRIADHRTGFKAYNLDQVMDGALEPLIASAISADEEARLAAVGSES; translated from the coding sequence GTGTTCGAGTCCGTTCAGGCGTTGATCGACGAGCATCGCCGGGTGCAGGAGGAACTCTCCGACCCGGCGGTGCACGCCGACGCCGCACGGGCGAAGCGCGTCAACCGCCGGTACGCCGAGCTGTCGCGGATCGTCGCGGCGCATGAGGCGTGGGTCGCCGCCTCCGACGATCTCGACGCTGCACGCGAGTTCGCCCGTGAGGACGAGACGTTCGCTGCCGAGGTGCCCGTGCTCGAAGAGGGGCTGCAGGCGGCGCAGGAGAAGCTCCGGCGCCTGCTGATCCCTCGCGACCCCGACGATGCGCGAGATGTGATCATGGAGATCAAGGCGGGGGAGGGCGGTGCCGAATCGGCGCTGTTCGCCGCCGATCTGCTGCGCATGTACATCCAGTACGCCGCGTCGAAGGGCTGGAAGACCGAGCTCCTCGAGCGCAACGAGTCCGACCTCGGCGGCTACAAGGACGTGCAGGTCGCGATCAAGGGTTCGTCCTCCGATCCGGCGCAAGGCGTCTGGGCTCATCTCAAGTACGAAGGTGGTGTGCACCGCGTACAGCGCGTGCCTGCGACCGAGTCCCAGGGACGCATCCACACCTCGACCACCGGTGTGCTGGTGTTCCCCGAGGTCGACGAACCCGACGAGATCGCGATCAACCAGAACGACCTCAAGATCGACGTGTTCCGCTCGTCGGGCCCCGGTGGGCAGTCGGTGAACACGACGGACTCCGCCGTGCGCATCACCCATCTGCCCAGCGGGATCGTCGTGTCGATGCAGAACGAGAAGTCGCAGCTGCAGAACCGTGAAGCGGCGATGCGGGTGCTGCGTGCGCGCCTGCTCGCCAAGCAGCAGGAGGAGCTCGACGCCGCGGCGTCCGATGCCCGCAAGTCGCAGATCCGCGGGATGGGCCGCTCCGAACGCATCCGCACCTACAACTTCCCGGAAAACCGCATCGCGGATCACCGCACGGGGTTCAAGGCGTACAACCTCGACCAGGTCATGGACGGCGCCCTCGAACCGCTGATCGCGTCCGCGATCTCCGCTGACGAAGAAGCACGTCTGGCGGCCGTCGGCTCCGAGTCCTGA
- a CDS encoding response regulator, with translation MTDPLRVLILDDDFRVGQLHQGIVDDHPGFTVSQTARSLAEARDSIRASRPDLLLADVFLPDGDGIALVRESGIDAILISAADDAPTVRRALRSGAVGYLVKPFERRALSGLLDRYSRYRNLLAGDRVMRQEDVDRALAILYGAGEPVSLSRSATEQLVLAALGDGEASAAEIGERVGISRATAQRHLAALAARTVVEVRLRYGATGRPEHRYAARS, from the coding sequence ATGACCGATCCCCTCCGGGTCCTCATCCTCGACGACGACTTCCGGGTCGGTCAGCTGCATCAGGGCATCGTGGACGACCACCCCGGGTTCACGGTGTCGCAGACCGCGCGCTCCCTGGCCGAGGCGCGTGACAGCATCCGTGCCTCTCGCCCTGACCTGCTGCTGGCCGACGTCTTCCTCCCCGATGGGGACGGCATCGCTCTCGTGAGGGAATCGGGAATCGACGCGATCCTGATCTCCGCAGCCGATGACGCGCCGACCGTCCGCCGCGCCCTCAGATCAGGAGCAGTCGGCTACCTCGTGAAGCCGTTCGAACGGCGGGCCCTGTCCGGGCTGCTCGATCGCTACTCCCGCTACCGCAACCTCCTGGCGGGCGACCGTGTCATGCGTCAGGAGGACGTCGACCGGGCCCTCGCCATCCTGTACGGTGCGGGCGAACCCGTGTCGCTCTCGCGCTCGGCGACAGAACAGCTCGTGCTCGCCGCGCTCGGCGACGGCGAGGCATCGGCAGCGGAGATCGGCGAACGTGTGGGCATCTCACGGGCCACCGCTCAGCGGCACCTCGCCGCCCTCGCTGCCAGGACCGTGGTCGAGGTGAGGCTCCGCTACGGCGCCACCGGTCGACCAGAGCATCGGTACGCGGCGCGGAGTTGA
- a CDS encoding sensor histidine kinase, with product MPRTTFTRPRFATRALLLSLATVGLVVVLCTGVYLLLTVQQLRAEAETTALGIARTLAEDPQVHAEVTRISASEHEPDAEELRLGELQRLASDVAARTGALFVVVTDDNGIRLAHPNPSRIGEEVSTPYEEVLQGREIVDWQKGTLGESARAKVPVRDADGTPVGEISVGFERGGVFDDLPPLLAVIALTAAGALGLAMLAFLLLRWRWERLTLGVQPEELVALVQNQTAVLNGVDDGVLAIDPQGIVRVSNAAANRLLGLDSPVGRAFESLGLPSSVTATMTGGHARSSAVVGDRMLYLDSRPVVRDGRALGDVLIVRDRTDLIALAERLETVRTMTAALRVQRHEFANRMHVAAGLIDAERVSEARAFLGELVERGAVAFPVAGLELLGDPFLHSFLGAKGVEAGERGVALRVADDTQLIGSVVAAEDVAAVLGNLIDNAVTAAASGERTPRWVEVAVLDDGDALVCTVADSGGGLRGVDPMSARPRDENTTDSVHGHGIGLSLSTEIARRSGGDLWVIDAGDGDHGAVFAARIGGAVGGAPLSDGSATDHRTRPENKEKP from the coding sequence ATGCCCAGGACGACGTTCACCAGACCGCGCTTCGCGACGCGCGCGCTGCTGCTGAGTCTCGCCACCGTCGGCCTCGTGGTGGTGCTGTGCACCGGTGTGTACCTTCTGCTCACCGTCCAGCAGCTGCGGGCTGAAGCGGAGACGACCGCGCTCGGCATCGCGAGAACCCTGGCCGAGGACCCGCAGGTGCATGCCGAAGTCACCCGGATCTCGGCATCCGAGCACGAACCGGACGCTGAGGAGCTCCGCCTCGGCGAGCTGCAGCGCCTCGCCTCCGATGTCGCTGCCCGGACGGGAGCGCTGTTCGTCGTGGTCACCGACGACAACGGCATCCGCCTCGCGCATCCGAACCCGTCGCGCATCGGCGAGGAGGTCAGCACGCCGTACGAAGAGGTGCTGCAGGGCAGGGAGATCGTCGACTGGCAGAAGGGCACGCTCGGTGAATCCGCGCGCGCCAAGGTGCCTGTGCGCGACGCCGACGGCACACCGGTCGGCGAGATCAGCGTCGGCTTCGAGCGGGGAGGTGTCTTCGACGACCTACCGCCGCTGCTGGCGGTGATCGCCCTCACGGCCGCAGGTGCGCTCGGGCTCGCGATGCTCGCGTTCCTCCTGCTTCGGTGGCGCTGGGAGCGGCTGACCCTCGGCGTGCAACCGGAAGAGCTCGTCGCCCTCGTGCAGAACCAGACCGCCGTGCTGAACGGCGTCGACGACGGCGTGCTCGCGATCGATCCGCAGGGAATCGTCCGGGTGAGCAACGCCGCCGCGAACCGTCTCCTGGGACTCGACTCCCCCGTCGGACGAGCGTTCGAGTCGCTGGGCCTTCCGTCCTCGGTCACCGCGACGATGACGGGCGGCCACGCCAGGTCGAGCGCCGTCGTCGGCGACCGGATGCTGTATCTCGACTCGCGCCCCGTCGTGCGTGACGGACGAGCGCTCGGAGATGTGCTGATCGTGCGTGACCGCACCGACCTCATCGCACTGGCGGAGCGGCTCGAGACCGTCAGGACGATGACCGCTGCACTGCGCGTGCAGCGACATGAGTTCGCGAACCGGATGCACGTCGCTGCAGGTCTGATCGACGCCGAGCGGGTGTCAGAAGCCCGGGCCTTCCTCGGCGAACTCGTCGAGCGCGGTGCTGTGGCCTTCCCTGTCGCGGGCCTCGAGCTGCTCGGCGATCCGTTCCTGCACTCCTTCCTCGGCGCCAAAGGCGTGGAGGCCGGGGAACGCGGAGTCGCGCTGCGCGTCGCGGATGATACGCAGCTGATCGGCAGTGTGGTCGCGGCGGAGGACGTTGCGGCCGTGCTCGGGAACCTCATCGACAACGCCGTCACTGCGGCCGCGTCAGGCGAGCGGACGCCGCGCTGGGTGGAGGTCGCCGTGCTGGACGACGGCGATGCCCTCGTGTGCACGGTGGCCGACTCTGGCGGGGGTCTGCGCGGTGTCGACCCGATGTCTGCGCGGCCTCGCGACGAGAACACCACCGACAGCGTGCACGGTCACGGGATCGGCCTCTCCCTGTCGACCGAGATCGCGCGCCGCAGCGGCGGCGACCTCTGGGTCATCGATGCCGGAGACGGCGACCACGGGGCCGTGTTCGCCGCTCGAATCGGTGGCGCCGTGGGCGGCGCCCCGCTCTCGGACGGCTCGGCGACCGACCACCGCACTCGCCCCGAGAACAAGGAGAAGCCATGA
- a CDS encoding CitMHS family transporter, with product MSHALTGLFAAAEEAPTYDVAFVPPEWVLVLLGFTMVLAFMTLIMTKRLTPMVALILVPTVFGLFAGAGLGLGDMILDAVGKMAPTAALLMFAIMFFGIMIDVGLFDPLIRVITRVLGDDPAKVVLGTAILAGAVSLDGDGSTTFIITTSAMLPIYLRLGMSPVVLTCVAGLMNGTLNIVPWGGPTVRAATALGLQPTDIFVPMLPALGAGLIVTLGFAWILGLQERRRLGRLDSDGLLPGSDGGALATVPRIFRGAGPQPGARAALRTGNIVVVAGGHGPVPAAHVDPADTAMADTMLDPARATLRPKLIWFNLALTLAVMVLLVLDILPLPYVFMVGAGIALVANFRGIKDQASEIVAHAPSIVGVVSMVIAAGVLVGVLTGTGMVDAMATWITNVLPPALGPFLAPITGILSIPFTFFMSNDAFYFGILPVLAQSAASFGIDPVEMARASITGQPVHLQSPLVPAILLLVSLAGVNLGDHHRKVLWRAAIVSLVMLGVGILSGAIPFFVAQ from the coding sequence ATGTCCCACGCACTCACCGGTCTGTTCGCAGCCGCCGAAGAGGCACCCACGTACGACGTGGCGTTCGTGCCGCCCGAGTGGGTGCTCGTGCTGCTCGGATTCACGATGGTGTTGGCGTTCATGACGCTCATCATGACCAAGCGGCTCACGCCCATGGTCGCCCTGATCCTGGTGCCGACCGTCTTCGGTCTGTTCGCGGGGGCCGGGCTCGGCCTCGGCGACATGATCCTCGACGCGGTCGGCAAGATGGCGCCCACCGCGGCGCTGCTCATGTTCGCGATCATGTTCTTCGGCATCATGATCGACGTCGGGCTGTTCGACCCGCTCATCCGGGTCATCACCCGCGTGCTGGGCGACGACCCGGCGAAGGTGGTGCTCGGTACGGCGATCCTCGCCGGTGCGGTCTCGCTCGACGGCGACGGCTCCACGACCTTCATCATCACGACCTCGGCGATGCTGCCGATCTACCTGCGGCTTGGGATGAGCCCGGTCGTGCTCACCTGCGTCGCCGGGCTCATGAACGGCACGCTGAACATCGTGCCGTGGGGCGGGCCGACCGTCCGCGCGGCGACCGCACTCGGACTGCAGCCGACCGACATCTTCGTGCCCATGCTGCCCGCGCTCGGAGCCGGCCTCATCGTGACGCTCGGCTTCGCGTGGATCCTGGGTCTTCAGGAGCGTCGTCGCCTCGGACGACTGGACTCCGACGGACTGCTCCCCGGCTCCGACGGCGGCGCCCTCGCCACCGTGCCGCGCATCTTCCGCGGCGCCGGTCCTCAGCCCGGTGCCCGCGCGGCGCTCCGTACCGGCAACATCGTGGTCGTCGCCGGCGGCCACGGACCCGTTCCCGCTGCGCACGTCGACCCTGCCGACACCGCGATGGCCGACACCATGCTGGACCCGGCCAGGGCGACCCTCCGCCCGAAGCTCATCTGGTTCAACCTGGCGCTCACGCTCGCCGTGATGGTGCTGCTCGTGCTCGACATCCTGCCGCTGCCTTATGTGTTCATGGTCGGAGCGGGTATCGCACTCGTCGCCAACTTCCGCGGCATCAAGGATCAGGCCTCGGAGATCGTCGCGCACGCCCCCAGCATCGTCGGTGTGGTGTCCATGGTCATCGCCGCCGGTGTCCTCGTCGGTGTGCTCACAGGCACGGGGATGGTCGATGCGATGGCGACCTGGATCACGAACGTCCTGCCCCCGGCGCTCGGCCCGTTCCTCGCCCCGATCACCGGCATCCTCTCGATCCCGTTCACCTTCTTCATGTCGAACGACGCGTTCTACTTCGGCATCCTGCCGGTGCTCGCCCAGAGCGCTGCGAGTTTCGGCATCGACCCGGTGGAGATGGCCAGGGCGTCGATCACCGGACAGCCGGTCCATCTGCAGAGCCCTCTCGTGCCGGCGATCCTGCTGCTCGTCTCGTTGGCCGGCGTCAACCTGGGAGACCATCACCGCAAGGTGTTGTGGCGTGCGGCGATCGTGTCGCTGGTGATGCTCGGCGTCGGCATCCTGTCGGGCGCCATTCCGTTCTTCGTCGCGCAGTGA
- a CDS encoding phage holin family protein produces MITFLFRTAIYILSAGIGLIVADLVLDGFRIDWSQWWGFVLCILIFALLQSILSPWISKLADRYAPVLLGGIGIFSTLIALLVVVLLPVGGLRITDAAGWILGSVIVWLVTALGTVLLPLLFVKRKVKDARGRR; encoded by the coding sequence GTGATCACTTTCCTGTTCCGCACGGCCATCTACATCCTCTCGGCCGGTATCGGGCTCATCGTCGCCGACCTCGTCCTGGACGGCTTTCGGATCGACTGGTCCCAGTGGTGGGGTTTCGTGCTCTGCATCCTGATCTTCGCGCTGCTGCAGAGCATCCTCTCGCCGTGGATCAGCAAGCTCGCCGATCGGTACGCCCCTGTGCTGCTCGGCGGGATCGGGATCTTCTCCACCCTCATCGCGCTGCTCGTCGTGGTGCTGCTGCCGGTCGGCGGTCTGCGCATCACCGACGCCGCCGGTTGGATCCTGGGCTCCGTGATCGTCTGGCTCGTGACGGCGCTCGGAACCGTGCTGCTCCCGTTGCTCTTCGTCAAGCGCAAGGTGAAGGACGCCCGCGGCCGACGTTGA
- the epsC gene encoding serine O-acetyltransferase EpsC — translation MIGRMREDIAAARLRDPAARSGVEVALLYPGLHAIWAHRVSHALWRRGFRLLARTGSQISRWLTGVEIHPGAQIGRRFFIDHGMGVVIGETAEIGDDVMLYHGVTLGGRTRESGKRHPTLGDGVAVGAGAKILGPITIGAGSVVGANAVVTRDAPDDSILIGVPAKPRHRLVGEDTRALLTAPDYSI, via the coding sequence ATGATCGGTCGAATGCGCGAGGACATCGCGGCGGCGCGGCTCCGCGACCCGGCGGCGCGCAGCGGCGTCGAGGTCGCACTGCTCTACCCCGGCCTCCACGCCATCTGGGCCCACCGCGTGTCCCACGCACTCTGGCGGCGCGGGTTTCGCCTGCTCGCCAGAACAGGATCGCAGATCTCACGCTGGCTGACCGGCGTCGAGATCCACCCGGGGGCGCAGATCGGCCGTCGGTTCTTCATCGATCACGGCATGGGCGTCGTGATCGGTGAGACCGCGGAGATCGGCGACGACGTGATGCTGTACCACGGCGTGACGCTCGGCGGTCGCACCCGCGAATCGGGCAAGCGGCACCCCACCCTCGGCGACGGGGTCGCGGTCGGCGCCGGTGCGAAGATCCTCGGGCCGATCACGATCGGCGCCGGTTCCGTGGTCGGCGCCAATGCCGTGGTCACGCGTGACGCTCCCGACGACAGCATCCTCATCGGAGTCCCCGCCAAGCCTCGGCATCGTCTGGTGGGCGAGGACACACGCGCCCTGCTCACCGCACCCGACTACTCGATCTGA
- the cysK gene encoding cysteine synthase A, whose translation MPGIHSDITTAFGNTPLVRLNSVTEGLGATVLAKLEYYNPASSVKDRIGIAMINAAEASGELKPGGTIVESTSGNTGIALAMVGAARGYKVILTMPASMSKERRLLLKAFGAEIVLTDPTKGMSGAIEVTKQIVADTPGAIWIRQFENAANPQIHRETTAPEILRDTDGNIDIFIAGVGTGGTVTGTGQALKAAKPDVQVIAVEPKDSPVLSEGHPGPHKIQGIGPNFVPAILDRDVIDEVITAEFEESIQVARRLMAEEGLLVGMSCGAAVSAALKVAARPENAGKTIVVILPDTGERYLSTALFEDLRED comes from the coding sequence ATGCCCGGCATCCATTCCGACATCACGACCGCATTCGGCAACACCCCGCTCGTCCGGCTGAACAGCGTCACGGAGGGCCTGGGCGCGACCGTGCTCGCCAAGCTCGAGTACTACAACCCCGCTTCGAGCGTGAAGGACCGCATCGGCATCGCGATGATCAACGCGGCCGAGGCCTCCGGTGAGCTCAAGCCCGGCGGCACGATCGTGGAGTCCACCAGCGGCAACACCGGCATCGCTCTCGCCATGGTGGGAGCCGCCCGCGGCTACAAGGTCATCCTGACCATGCCCGCATCGATGTCGAAGGAACGACGCCTCCTGCTGAAGGCGTTCGGCGCCGAGATCGTGCTGACCGACCCCACCAAGGGCATGAGCGGTGCGATCGAGGTCACGAAGCAGATCGTGGCAGACACCCCCGGCGCCATCTGGATCCGGCAGTTCGAGAACGCCGCGAACCCGCAGATCCACCGCGAGACGACTGCACCGGAGATCCTGAGGGACACCGACGGGAACATCGACATCTTCATCGCCGGCGTCGGCACCGGCGGCACGGTGACCGGCACCGGCCAGGCGCTGAAGGCGGCCAAGCCCGATGTGCAGGTCATCGCGGTCGAGCCCAAGGACTCCCCCGTCCTGAGCGAGGGCCACCCCGGCCCGCACAAGATCCAGGGCATCGGCCCGAACTTCGTTCCGGCGATCCTCGACCGCGATGTGATCGACGAGGTCATCACCGCCGAGTTCGAGGAATCGATCCAGGTGGCACGCCGACTGATGGCCGAGGAGGGTCTGCTCGTCGGGATGTCGTGCGGCGCCGCAGTGTCCGCGGCGCTCAAGGTCGCGGCGCGGCCTGAGAACGCCGGCAAGACGATCGTCGTCATCCTCCCCGACACCGGGGAGCGCTACCTGTCGACCGCGCTCTTCGAGGACCTTCGCGAAGACTGA
- the prmC gene encoding peptide chain release factor N(5)-glutamine methyltransferase, producing the protein MSENTLAALVRGAAQRLADAGVSDPLVDAELLAGHVLGLRRGEVQAALIRGDAVDTTDAERIHALVARRAGREPLQHLTGTAPFRHLELQVGPGVFVPRPETETVAQFAIDALLNSPEPAPIGIDLGAGSGAIALAMATEVPHARIFAAELSPEAHVWASRNTSGVENLSLVLADMVDAFPELDGTASVVISNPPYVPDDALPRDPEVRLFDPAMALYGGSDGLDLVRVLSTRAAALLRPGGLLVIEHGELQGAAIREILTADGWRAAATHRDLTLRDRATTAVRA; encoded by the coding sequence ATGTCCGAGAACACTCTCGCCGCACTCGTCCGCGGCGCGGCGCAGCGCCTTGCCGACGCCGGCGTCTCCGATCCGCTGGTCGACGCTGAACTCCTCGCCGGTCACGTGCTCGGTCTCCGCCGTGGCGAGGTGCAGGCCGCCCTGATCCGCGGTGATGCGGTGGATACGACGGACGCGGAGCGGATCCACGCGCTCGTGGCGCGTCGTGCCGGCAGGGAGCCGCTCCAGCACCTCACGGGGACCGCGCCGTTCCGGCACCTCGAGCTGCAGGTCGGGCCCGGCGTGTTCGTCCCACGGCCCGAGACAGAGACCGTCGCGCAGTTCGCGATCGACGCGCTGCTGAACTCTCCGGAGCCCGCGCCGATCGGCATCGACCTCGGCGCGGGGAGCGGAGCGATCGCGCTGGCGATGGCGACGGAGGTCCCGCACGCGCGGATCTTCGCCGCGGAGCTGTCTCCCGAAGCACACGTCTGGGCGAGCCGCAACACGAGCGGCGTGGAGAACCTCTCCCTGGTGCTCGCGGACATGGTGGACGCGTTCCCCGAGCTCGACGGCACTGCATCCGTCGTGATCTCCAACCCTCCGTACGTGCCGGACGACGCGCTCCCGCGTGATCCCGAGGTCCGGCTGTTCGACCCGGCGATGGCACTCTACGGCGGGTCTGACGGTCTCGACCTCGTGCGGGTGCTGAGCACGAGAGCGGCTGCGCTGCTCCGTCCCGGCGGTCTTCTGGTGATCGAGCACGGCGAGCTGCAGGGAGCGGCGATCCGCGAGATCCTCACCGCCGACGGCTGGCGCGCCGCCGCGACCCACCGCGATCTGACGCTCCGCGATCGCGCCACCACCGCCGTGCGCGCCTGA
- a CDS encoding L-threonylcarbamoyladenylate synthase, whose product MSSIFDCHDEAQLLAGMRHARQAIGRGELIVMPTDTVYGVAADAFSPSAVQRLLDAKGRGRDQPPPVLIGSVDTLAALAESVPEPVQRLVDAFWPGGLTIVLPAQPSLVWDLGETMGTVAVRMPEGRVALELLAETGPLAVSSANLTGHDAAISALDAEKMLGDSVAVYLADGLSKDAIASTIVDATSLVRRSADDAGAVVRILRHGAVTREQLHEVLGDLLESEDQPEQPADPAQEEHQDENS is encoded by the coding sequence ATGTCCTCCATCTTCGACTGCCACGACGAGGCGCAGCTGCTTGCCGGAATGCGGCACGCACGCCAGGCCATCGGCCGCGGCGAGCTCATCGTCATGCCCACCGACACCGTGTACGGCGTCGCGGCCGACGCATTCTCGCCCTCCGCGGTGCAGCGTCTGCTCGACGCGAAGGGGAGAGGACGCGATCAGCCGCCGCCCGTGCTGATCGGTTCCGTCGACACGCTCGCGGCCCTCGCGGAGTCGGTCCCGGAGCCGGTGCAGCGACTGGTCGACGCGTTCTGGCCCGGGGGGCTGACCATCGTCCTCCCCGCGCAGCCCTCGCTCGTGTGGGACCTGGGGGAGACCATGGGGACCGTGGCCGTGCGCATGCCGGAAGGGCGCGTAGCGCTCGAACTGCTCGCCGAGACCGGACCGCTCGCGGTGTCGAGTGCGAACCTCACGGGCCACGATGCCGCGATCTCGGCCCTGGATGCCGAGAAGATGCTGGGCGACAGCGTCGCGGTCTACCTGGCCGATGGGCTCAGCAAGGACGCCATCGCCTCGACCATCGTGGACGCCACCTCCCTCGTGCGCCGCAGCGCGGACGACGCGGGCGCCGTCGTACGGATCCTGCGTCATGGCGCGGTCACCCGCGAGCAGCTGCACGAGGTGCTCGGCGACCTGCTCGAATCGGAGGATCAGCCGGAGCAGCCGGCCGATCCCGCGCAGGAGGAGCACCAGGACGAGAATTCGTGA
- a CDS encoding MraY family glycosyltransferase: MKQYLFTILLTAAITFTLTWAVWRLSLRYKLYPGIRERDVHTTPTPRLGGVAIFLGIVAAFGFSALNPFFQSIWTPPQTIWSILAAALLIAVIGVVDDLWDIDWMIKLGAQFLAAGIITVGGGLQILSLPFGDLIVVSSWLSITITMFAIVIVMNAVNFIDGLDGLVAGVCLISNGVFFAYSYIFTRDSGASSNFNLSTFIAAVLIGACLGFLPLNWSPAKLFMGDSGALVIGLLMATSAISITGQMDPSSLDPERLGRSQLVGAFLPILLPLLVVLLPLLDFGLAVLRRMSAGRSPFSPDRKHLHHRMLDLGHRDRDAVLIFYAWSAVISLAVLLMYVGAREDWPGQYLPGVGFGVVGIVACLLITLMPSRPKKPATAPEPDPTSLES, from the coding sequence GTGAAGCAGTATCTCTTCACGATCCTCCTCACCGCCGCGATCACGTTCACACTGACCTGGGCGGTCTGGCGGTTGAGCCTGCGGTACAAGCTCTATCCGGGTATCCGTGAGCGCGATGTGCACACCACCCCCACGCCGCGTCTCGGCGGCGTCGCGATCTTCCTGGGCATCGTGGCCGCCTTCGGATTCTCCGCGCTCAACCCGTTCTTCCAGAGCATCTGGACGCCGCCGCAGACGATATGGTCGATCCTCGCCGCCGCGCTGCTGATCGCCGTCATCGGGGTCGTGGACGATCTCTGGGACATCGATTGGATGATCAAGCTCGGCGCGCAGTTCCTGGCGGCAGGCATCATCACCGTGGGTGGGGGACTGCAGATCCTGTCCCTGCCCTTCGGTGACCTGATCGTCGTCTCGAGCTGGCTGAGCATCACGATCACCATGTTCGCGATCGTGATCGTGATGAACGCGGTCAACTTCATCGACGGCCTCGACGGGCTCGTCGCCGGTGTCTGCCTGATCTCGAACGGCGTCTTCTTCGCCTACTCCTACATCTTCACCCGCGACTCCGGCGCCTCCAGCAACTTCAACCTCTCGACGTTCATCGCCGCCGTGCTGATCGGTGCGTGCCTCGGGTTCCTGCCTTTGAACTGGAGTCCGGCGAAGCTCTTCATGGGGGATTCCGGTGCGCTCGTCATCGGTCTGCTGATGGCCACCTCCGCGATCTCGATCACCGGGCAGATGGATCCTTCTTCGCTCGACCCTGAGCGTCTCGGTCGCTCCCAGCTGGTCGGCGCCTTCCTGCCGATCCTGCTGCCGCTGCTGGTCGTGCTGCTGCCGCTGCTGGATTTCGGGCTCGCGGTGCTGCGCCGGATGAGTGCCGGACGCTCACCGTTCTCGCCTGATCGCAAGCACCTGCACCACCGGATGCTCGACCTCGGGCACCGCGACCGCGACGCGGTCCTCATCTTCTACGCATGGTCGGCCGTGATCTCTCTCGCGGTGCTGCTCATGTACGTCGGCGCGCGCGAGGACTGGCCCGGCCAGTATCTTCCCGGCGTCGGTTTCGGCGTGGTGGGCATCGTCGCCTGCCTGCTGATCACCCTCATGCCCTCCCGCCCCAAGAAGCCGGCGACGGCACCAGAGCCCGACCCGACATCCCTGGAGTCCTGA
- the atpB gene encoding F0F1 ATP synthase subunit A, whose amino-acid sequence MFNLAATLTPRLASDGEFHGPSIDEFFPETLFNLFGVIPVNRIHLIQLLSVIAVVLILWLGTRRMKMIPGRGQSLVEMGLGFVRTNIAHDLLGRKDGDRFLPILTTIFFMVLFMNVTGIIPFLNMPGTAIIAVPLTLALVSYVTFIYAGIKKSPKNFFKNALFPSGVPWPVYIIVTPIELISTFIIRPVTLTLRLLMNLVVGHMILVLCFAATQFFFFTAGGGWAALGIGTLAFGGAFTLFEILVTVLQAYVFTVLTAVYIQLAVAEEH is encoded by the coding sequence CTGTTTAATCTTGCTGCGACCCTGACCCCACGACTCGCCTCTGATGGTGAGTTCCACGGTCCGTCGATCGACGAATTCTTCCCGGAAACGCTCTTCAATCTGTTCGGCGTGATCCCGGTCAACCGGATCCACCTGATCCAGCTGCTCTCGGTCATCGCTGTGGTCCTCATCCTCTGGCTCGGCACGCGCCGCATGAAGATGATCCCCGGTCGTGGCCAGAGCCTCGTCGAGATGGGTCTCGGATTCGTCCGCACCAACATCGCGCACGACCTGCTCGGACGCAAGGACGGCGATCGCTTCCTGCCGATCCTGACGACCATCTTCTTCATGGTCCTCTTCATGAACGTCACCGGAATCATCCCGTTCCTGAACATGCCGGGTACCGCGATCATCGCCGTCCCGCTCACGCTGGCCCTCGTCAGCTACGTGACCTTCATCTACGCCGGTATCAAGAAGAGCCCCAAGAACTTCTTCAAGAACGCGCTGTTCCCCTCGGGCGTGCCGTGGCCGGTGTACATCATCGTCACGCCGATCGAGCTGATCTCGACCTTCATCATCCGCCCGGTCACGCTGACCCTGCGACTGCTGATGAACCTCGTGGTCGGACACATGATCCTGGTGCTGTGCTTCGCAGCCACCCAGTTCTTCTTCTTCACCGCTGGTGGGGGATGGGCGGCGCTCGGCATCGGAACCCTGGCCTTCGGCGGCGCCTTCACGCTGTTCGAGATCCTGGTCACGGTTCTCCAGGCATACGTCTTCACCGTCCTCACCGCGGTCTACATCCAGCTCGCGGTCGCAGAAGAGCACTGA